Proteins encoded by one window of Streptomyces clavuligerus:
- a CDS encoding chitosanase → MSIPHRRRPRRPQTPLSRLTLKVALLATPVLLISAVTVSCSQEDDGYRAAPAAPAGRASGPGLDNPVKKDIAMRLVSSAENSSLDWEAQYSYIEDIGDGRGYTAGVAGFCSGTGDMLDLVELYTERKPGNALARYLPALRKVDGSDSHRGLDPNYPRDWRKAAGDEEFREAQNDERDRVYFNPAVQRGKSDGLGVLGQFIYFDALVMHGDGDDSASFSSMRRKALAKAKSPAQGGSEKTYLNAFLDSRVWAMKQEAAHEDTSRVDTAQRVFVRQGNFALNTPLSWKVYGDSYHLD, encoded by the coding sequence CGCAGACCCCCCTGTCCCGTCTGACGCTCAAGGTGGCGCTGCTCGCCACCCCCGTGCTCCTGATCTCCGCCGTCACCGTCTCCTGCTCGCAGGAGGACGACGGCTACCGCGCCGCCCCCGCGGCCCCCGCCGGACGGGCCTCCGGCCCGGGGCTCGACAACCCCGTCAAGAAGGACATCGCCATGCGGCTCGTGTCCAGCGCGGAGAACTCCTCGCTGGACTGGGAGGCCCAGTACTCGTACATCGAGGACATCGGCGACGGCCGTGGCTACACCGCGGGCGTCGCGGGCTTCTGCTCCGGCACCGGCGACATGCTCGACCTGGTCGAGCTGTACACGGAGCGCAAGCCGGGCAACGCGCTCGCCCGCTATCTGCCCGCGCTGCGCAAGGTCGACGGCTCCGACTCGCACCGGGGCCTCGACCCCAACTACCCCCGCGACTGGCGGAAGGCCGCCGGGGACGAGGAGTTCCGCGAGGCGCAGAACGACGAGCGGGACCGGGTCTACTTCAACCCCGCCGTCCAGCGCGGCAAGAGCGACGGCCTCGGCGTGCTCGGCCAGTTCATCTACTTCGACGCCCTCGTGATGCACGGGGACGGCGACGACTCCGCCTCCTTCAGCAGTATGCGCCGCAAGGCGCTCGCCAAGGCGAAATCCCCGGCGCAGGGCGGCAGTGAGAAGACGTACCTCAACGCCTTCCTGGACTCCCGGGTGTGGGCGATGAAGCAGGAGGCGGCGCACGAGGACACCAGCCGGGTGGACACGGCCCAGCGGGTGTTCGTCCGGCAGGGGAACTTCGCCCTGAACACGCCGCTGAGCTGGAAGGTCTACGGGGACTCCTATCACCTCGACTGA